In the Colletotrichum lupini chromosome 4, complete sequence genome, GCAATGGGAAAATGTTCGATTGGAATCCAGCCCGATGGATAAAAGTGGTCCCTTGCGGGGCGAGACCGCGAATGATCAAAAGCCATAGGACCCAAAGACCCCTGACCCCTGACCAAATGGAGGTCCTCCACAACCCTCGCCCCCCGCCGGGTCCCCCTCTTCGCCCTCGTTTGTTTGCTTGCTCGCTCCACGGTAAGGTAGGGTACCCGAACCGCATTTCCATTTCCTTCTCGTGAGGGTTTCCCATGCGACGAAAAAGGCGAAATTTGCCATGCCGTGGCGGGGGGTTTATACCGAGGTTCTACGGATGTTCCTCTGGTGTGTATGCTGATATGATTCAAGGCTATGTAAGCTGCTCAGGCACAACTACGGATACCACTTGTCCACGAGACCTCGACGCGATGCGACAAAGCATAAAGAGATGACATCAATTTTGGGAATAGTTCCCGTCAGGCAACAGATAACCCCGATCTCCATCTCAGACATCTTCTCTTTCTTTCACCTGCACCTGCACCTGCACCCATCACCCCAAGACCAGACCTGAGCTAACACCCGATACGATCTTGGACGTGGCCCAGTCGATTTTCAAGATTCCATGCTGGAGGTGCGCACTAATAGCTTTCCGAGCTTCTCTCATCCACATCGTCTCGCCGAGACTAGCTTCTTCCAACCCCGTTTGCCGGGCCCTGCTCTCCTGTCCCTGGCTCCTTTGGATCTTAAACTTTTCTGTCTCTTCAATACCTTGCTTGTTTTTCCCAGCTTGCATGCCAATCAAAGTGGAATCTCTCCGGACAACACTAGTCCCAAGTTCCCAACCCTTGGGGACCTACCCGAACCCTCGACCGCGAAAAGAAACAGAAAAATCCAAGCTCCCGGGAAAGTCTCACTCCTCCTTGTGAAGAGCAGGCACATCGCATGCTGGCCCGGGTAACCGACCACTTTTATCAGAGTATCAGAGAGGGATACCTACCGCTAAGGTATCCGTAGCTCCAGCAGGAAAGAAAGCTCTGACGTcgccgccttcttctccaTATGGCCGGTACCCTTCCGTCTTTGCCACCCGCTACTTCTCTTAGCCGTTGCTACCTACCCAGAGCGCAACTGCCACTGGTTCAGCCTCTCCCAGGGAAAGGAAAGAGACACACACTCCCTACTCGATCACTGCCCTCGACAACCTACTGAAGATCGACGCTACCGCTTCCGTTTGTGGTTTTCGTCCGTTCTGTCCCCTTCCAAGGTCCTTCTACTTTATCTTGCGTTACGCCTTGATCTCGCCGAGGAAGCCTCGAGGAGGAGCAGCAGACAAGCAAGTCTTCTAGGACTACTGGCTACCTACTCTTCTGTCTCTGCTCCTGTCCACCATACTATCGGTACACTTTGACTCTCGACTATCAACCGCATCACCTCGGAACCTGTGTCACCCCAAGCATTCATTATCCTACTATTCACCGATCTGGACGAGGGGTGCTTGGTTCCCGCACGAATACACCCCCTACGCCACGCCCCTATTTCGTTTTCCTGCGTGTTTCCTAGAAGCCACCAGCCGCACCTCTCCGTCACGGGAGGCTTGACAAACAAACGGCGCCGCCCCGGTGCCCGTGACGATGACCTCACCAGCCGCAAAGCCGGCCGAAGATACACAACGTCCCTTGGCCGAGTCTATCGCCGCCGCGACCCGATCTGTCCATGCAAAGCTTAACAAGATTATCATTGCTCGCCTGCCCTTGGCCATCCCACCCCGCGCGGCAGATCCCTCACTCTACGCTTCTGGCCTCCTTCACATCACACCCATTTACGACACCTTTGAGTCACTATGGAAGACCATCGCGGAACCACCACAACTTCTCACACCTGTCGAGGCCGGTGACGACTGTGAAATAGGCCAAGCTGAGCTTACATCGGTGTCGAACGCTAACTCAAACCTACGACACCAACCTGCTCTATACGAGCGAACTCGCTCGATACTAACGTCGCTGTACCTACCTGGACTCATGCGTTCTGATCGTCTGCGAGCCGACATTGGTTCCATCACCGGATGGTCACCCGATGTTGTAAACGAGCAATTGTCAGCGATCTCTCAGTCAGGGCGCCTCGCTGAGTTCACAATGCACGTTAGGCGCACCATCGAGAAGAAGCCTCATGTCCTCATGGCGTACTCGTACATCTTGTTCATGGCCCTCTTTGCCGGTGGACGTTTCATTAGAGCCACCCTCGAGTCTGCGGGTTCAGAATTTTGGGAGCAGACGTCGTCGCCCATTCCACCCTCAGAGACACCCTGTCAAGAACGTACACCATCATCAGACACGGCTATTCATACTACAACACCAGTCGACATGGCACGGGGTGATGACCGTGGGAAGATCGAAGTCGGCGCAAAGCACATGCGTCATTCTCTACCCCTGAGCTTCTTCCACTTTGCGACGCCACTGGACGGCGAGGACCTCAAAAAGGAGTTTAAGAAACGGCTAGCGGAATCCGAGCATCTCCTGACACCCCGCGAGAGGCATGACATCATCCAAGAGGCCGTCTGTATCTTTGACAATATGCTGCTTCTCGTTGGCCAGCTGGACAATGTATGCGACACAGATTTGGAAAATGGTCCTTCCGTCTTGGAATCATGGGCATCATTGGCACCAGGCGGCCGTCTACGCGACAGTGTGGCCATTGCCAGAGACAGGAAGAGGGAAAAGACGGCCTCGAAGAAATCCGAGGACAGCGAGAAGTCTGATTCGTGGCTCTCCAGGCACACGAGGCAGAAGGCTTGTGAGACTCCAGAGTCTCATGCTTTGAGCGACCTGGAGAAACAGCCCCCGGCATGCTGTCCGGCCTCCAAGTCTATGAGATTCGAGCCGAAGCTTGCGGTGCCAAACAGAAAGGAAAAGGGGCAGACGTTCTCGACAGACGGCGCAGCTAACGCAGCGTCATCTGCAGGAGGCGCGATGTCTAGGCAGGGGCAGCTATCACGCTCTGCCACGTCCTTGATATCTAACATCATCATCGTGGCAGGCTTAGCTGCGATTGTCAGTATTTTCTTTCTAGCAAAGAGGACGGGAACAGAGGGCGTGTAGCAGAAGGGGAGCGAAAGAAGGCATTGTGGCAGCATAGCATGACGACCTCGGCGTTTCGGAGCGTTTTCAACTCAGGATACCTACTGCATGGGACAGATACACGATACCCCCTATTGCATTTTCAAGGTGTTTTGACCTTTTGTTTTTTCCTACGGCATGGCATAGCAGTAGATGGTCTGTGACGGACTTTTAAGACTTTCAGAGGTTAGATAGAAGGGCTGCTAGACAGCATATTCCGAAACAAGTCTCCCTCATAGTGGCATACGTGTTTCCCAGTGAACTGAGTGTTGCTTTCTGACATGTCTCATTATGTGTAAGGGACTTTTTATCCCGTGAGTGCTATGGTATCTAGAACCCCCCAATCCAGTCCGGTCCAGTATAATGCAAAGCGATGCGATGCCATTCTATGCTACTTCCTCATGCCAAGCCAATCCGAACTCAACCCCCCCCATCCCCCGTCTTTTTGCTCTTGTACTCTCTCATGTTGTAACCCGTCCAAATCAATGCTTTcagaaaaaagagaaaagaaaaaaactcCAAACGCGCCCCGATCCAGTTGACTCCTCTCCGCGCATATACAAACCGCACAAAAACGGCCAGACGATGAAGTCGGCCTATCAAACTCTCGTCatgaaaaaaaaataaacaaCTCATGACCTCTTGGTCGTCTAGAATAGCCCAATCCAGACGCATGCTTTTTTTCTCgcgtttttttttcttttgctCTGTCTTTTGTTGGGTTTTTGGATCAGCACTCAGAGTGCGAGTCGCAGTCCTCGTCCCAGTCGTCCGCAACGTCAGCCCAACCAGCCATGTGGCGATTGCCGCCGAACTCGCCTCCAGTGCGCAGCTCCCACGCGTCGCGGCCACCACCACGGCTGCCATCGTCGTTGCGCTCTTGCCAGTGGCGCACCATGTAGTCGTCCGAGATGGTCACGAGCTTACCCTCGTTGGACCAGCTGAGACCCGTCACCTCGCGACGGTGGCCGCGGATGAGGGGCGTGCCGTTGCGGATGATGGGCACCTGAGCTCCGCCACCGTTGACAGACTTTGCGTGGGACGATGACGTAGTTGCGCTTGACGAGGTGGACATGGTTTCCGTTGCCGGAAGATGACTCTGCGTGTCCCAGTACTCCCGCATGGCGCGCTCGTCGGTGGGAAAGACAACCGCGCACTTATCGGTGCTACCGACGGCGAGAAGCTCGTTGCCGGAAGCCGATACAGGGCGGAGAGCTCCGCGCACGTAGAAGCTCTTAACGTGGAAAAGGTCGTGCTTGAAGCCGTACAAGGGGGCCAACCCCTGCACAGCGGAACCAGCCCGTTGACGCGGAGGTCGAACGGAAAGTTCAGGGGCATGGCCGAGCATGAGGTGCGAGGTCGAGTACGCGTAGACGGTACTGTCCTTGCACACTGCGTACAGGCGGGCCGCGTCACTGCTCAAGGCGAGAGACGTAAGACCGTAGGGCCGCCAGCGATGGGTCGCCGGTTCGGCGGTCACCGCTAGGGGAACGGCCTCCTTGTTGCGCGGGGTTATGTATCGCGTATCCCACAGCTTGATACAGGCATTTGCCTCCGAGGCGGAGAGAAGCAAGTGCTCACGACCCTCCGGCATATACTGCAGCGCCGTGACGGATGCTGGTGATGTAACTCCATGGATCGTACGATCATGAGCATTGTCAAGGGTGTTAGTCGTTCGGGCCCACAGGGGGTTGCGGTCTCTATCGCGGTGCACGATACCTTCCGGGCCGCGAGTGGAGAATGCAGCAGCCGGTGCCATGGAACATCGCAGATCCCAGATCTGAATCTTTCCGTCGCGGTCCGACGTGGCCACAACGTTTCCATTGGCCTGGCCAGGTTGAAATTCGACACGGCGCATCGATTGGAAGTGACCACCATTCAGTTCCACAGCAACCGTCTGCGACATGACGTCAAAGATTTTGCCGGAGCGGTCACCGCATGCACTTGCCAAGCGAAGATCGTCGTTCGAAAAAGCGAGGTCCATAATGGCATTCTCGTGGGCCTGGATGACAATATCAACCTTTGTACGGGGTACTGCTCCCAAAGGGGTTGTGGTAGTGTCGAAGAAGCGGATGAATCCCTCTTCGTCACCAATCGCCGTCATTGGGGCATCTGCGAGGCTTAGTTTAAGTTCAAGGACTATGACTTAGGGACACTCACTGTGACAACTTGCCAAACTAAAGGGAATGGTATTCGCTTGCGTCAGATGCGCGTTGCACATGTGGACGTCAGTGCTTCGGCTCCAGAAGGATGCCGTATCTGCCCTCGAATCTGTCGATGTTAGTTACAAGCCATCATTTGCAAAAGTGAACAACTCACCAAACGCAGGATACTCGAGATGCTCACGCCCGGGGCGGGGTGTGCTACCCTGCTCCCGGAGCAGCAGTTGAGCATCAAAGCCCCGGTTGCGAAGCTTAATAACGGGTTGTGGCCGGTACTCCGGAACAATCTGGGATATATTAGTCTATTTGGAACAAATCGTCGGGGATCAAACATACAGGCTCATCCTTTGGTGGCAGAGGAAGCTTAGTGAGAGTTTTAACGGCCTTTCCTCTGCTAGAAGCGGGAATCCCTGCCCGGTTGCACTTGAAGTAGTCAATCAGCGTGGACCTAGGCCGAAGACCCTCATACCCCGAGGTCGCAAAGTTGCTAGCAGTCAAGGAGCTAAGCCTCCGTGCAAACTCGTCTGGCGTTACTTGAGGTCCTGTCGAGTACGTTCTGCCCAAAGCTGCCGTTCGACTAGCCGAGGGCGAGAGTAACTCCGGAGAACCCATAGGATGGTCCTCGGAACGAGCATTTTCATTTTGTTGCAACGGTGATCTTGCGATAGGACTTCGGCCGAGAGGATAGTCTTCCTCCAAATCCTCCGGTTGGGTCCTTGAACGCTTCGTGTCTGAGCCGCGGCTTGACTGTGGCAACTTCATAGGTATAGCGTTGACGACACTCCGCTTCCGCTTCCTCGGGCCATCTTCGCTACCAAAAGGAGAAAGCACACTGCTGCTGCGATTCGAAGTCGGTGATATCGGTTCGTTGAAGCGGGGGCTGGATCGTGGAGGTGTCGGTTGAACGTTGAGTGCAGGACTGCGTAGCTCGCCAAGGGCTGGTCTTTCCCGAGATATCTGTGAGGGCATCCCGCGAGGGGTGAAGAAACGACGAAACTTCCGGGGAGTCAGGATAGActtcttcttttcctttcgaGACATCCGTGACGGCGGAGAGGAAGGGAGGGTGGGAGAGGATGCCGGAACGAGGCCATCGCTCGGTGGCGGACTGGCCATGCCGCCGTGATAGACCATGACGCTGGGGGTGGTGGTAATGGTGGTGACGATGACGATTCAGCTTCAGACTCAATGGTTAcctaatagtataaaagaaaCAGACGACAGACAGAAACGTCTTTGAGAACAGAGAAAGAGAACGTGTGGTCCGGCAGGCGGGGTGGTGATGGCCGAGTTTGAGCAGTCAAGGTTGAAGCAAGGTATCCAGTtgtggtaggtaggtaaagcTCTGGACGTCTTACTTGCCCGATCGAGACTCCCTCTTGACCCTAGCGCAGCTCTCTACGCGACAACGTCGCGGTGCGCGCGTGGTGAACGCGGAGACCCACCTGAGGATGTTTAATGGAATTGGCATTCCATCCGATGAACCGAGCGCGGGACACCCCACATTGCCATGCGCTAGTGATATCTCCACGTGACTCTTATCGCTCCCCTGCAGCTCCGCTAAAAAAAATTCTGAGAGAAGGGACGTTGCGAAAGTCGAGGCGGCGGGGCGGGTCCGAAATTCGATAATCCTGCAGAGAAGGACGCCCTTTGGCTGCAGAAGAGCTTCCCAACTCTCGCAAAGACTACCACGTGCATCTCGACTTGGCCTCGCCTTCCAGACAAGATGGCGATCCAGAAGAAGCACGGAAAAGGACGTTTGGATAAGTGGTACAAGCTTGC is a window encoding:
- a CDS encoding WD domain-containing protein — its product is MVYHGGMASPPPSDGLVPASSPTLPSSPPSRMSRKEKKKSILTPRKFRRFFTPRGMPSQISRERPALGELRSPALNVQPTPPRSSPRFNEPISPTSNRSSSVLSPFGSEDGPRKRKRSVVNAIPMKLPQSSRGSDTKRSRTQPEDLEEDYPLGRSPIARSPLQQNENARSEDHPMGSPELLSPSASRTAALGRTYSTGPQVTPDEFARRLSSLTASNFATSGYEGLRPRSTLIDYFKCNRAGIPASSRGKAVKTLTKLPLPPKDEPIVPEYRPQPVIKLRNRGFDAQLLLREQGSTPRPGREHLEYPAFDSRADTASFWSRSTDVHMCNAHLTQANTIPFSLASCHNAPMTAIGDEEGFIRFFDTTTTPLGAVPRTKVDIVIQAHENAIMDLAFSNDDLRLASACGDRSGKIFDVMSQTVAVELNGGHFQSMRRVEFQPGQANGNVVATSDRDGKIQIWDLRCSMAPAAAFSTRGPEGIVHRDRDRNPLWARTTNTLDNAHDRTIHGVTSPASVTALQYMPEGREHLLLSASEANACIKLWDTRYITPRNKEAVPLAVTAEPATHRWRPYGLTSLALSSDAARLYAVCKDSTVYAYSTSHLMLGHAPELSVRPPRQRAGSAVQGLAPLYGFKHDLFHVKSFYVRGALRPVSASGNELLAVGSTDKCAVVFPTDERAMREYWDTQSHLPATETMSTSSSATTSSSHAKSVNGGGAQVPIIRNGTPLIRGHRREVTGLSWSNEGKLVTISDDYMVRHWQERNDDGSRGGGRDAWELRTGGEFGGNRHMAGWADVADDWDEDCDSHSEC